TGATCGACTTGGTGAGTTATACATTTGATCAACTTGTTTCATCACTGTATTTCTTAGCCTTTACGTGTGAGTGAATAAGACCCAAAGTGCATTGGATGTATTATTGATAGAACATAGAAACAGTAATACAACGTTTCAAACGTTCAGAGCGCATTTCCTGTCCAATAACCTCAATTATATTTTTTTGTGGAAATCCACAGCGTTGGAGGAGCTTCCATGGCGACCATGACGCACATCTGCCCTCTTTACATCAGCGTTCCGTGCCTACTCCTGCTGATGCGCGCACTACTGGTGCGCGCTGCCTCCAAGGCCATCGTGTGTGAACCCATCACGGTCCCCATGTGCAAGGGCATCGGCTACAACCTGACCTACACGCCCAACCAGTTTAACCACGACACTCAGGACGAGGTGGGGCTGGAGGTGCACCAGTTCTGGCCGCTGGTGCGcatccactgttcccctgacctGCTCTTCTTCCTCTGCAGCATGTACACCCCAATCTGCATCCCGGACTATCGCAAGCCTCTGCCCCCGTGCCGCTCCGTGTGCGAGCGGGCCAAGCGTGGCTGCTCCCCCCTGATGAGCCAGTATGGGTTTGAATGGCCCGAGAGGATGAGCTGCGAGGGGCTACCAGAGCTGGGTGATGCTGACCTCCTCTGTATGGACCGGAACAGCAGTGACGCCACTACTCTGTCCCCAGGCCCGGCCTTCCCCCCGAAGCCTACCCCCAAAGCCCCCTACCGCAACCCAGCCCGCCGCAGGCCGCATCTCCTGCCCAAACCCcaccacagtcaccaccaccaGGACTGTGAACAACGCGGCTGCCGCTGTCGCCACCCCCTGGTGTCCGTCAAGCATGAGGCCCGCTCACTGTACGGCCGCGGCGTCCACACAGGCCCCGTGGAGAACTGCGCCCAGCCCTGCCGTCAGCCCTACTTCACCCCAGACGAACACGCCTTCACCTCCCTCTGGATCGGCCTGTGGTCGGTCCTCTGCTTCGTCTCGACCCTAACTACGGTGGTCACGTTCCTGATTGACCGCGACCGCTTCTCCTACCCCGAGCTGCCTATCGTCTACCTGGCTGCCTgctacctcttcatctccctggGATACATGGTGCGGCTGGCGGCGGGCCACGAGCGTGTGGCGTGCTCCGAGGACGGCGGGCATGTGCTGTACGACGCTTCGGGCCCTGCCGGCCTGTGCACCTTGGTGTTCCTGCTGGTCTACTTCTTTGGCATGGCCGGCGCAATCTGGTGGGTGGTGCTCTCGCTCACCTGGTTCCTGGCGGCGGGTATGAAGTGGGGCAACGAGGCCATCGCCGGGTACTCGCAGTACTTCCACCTGGCCGCCTGGCTGGTGCCCAGCGTCAAGACCATCGCCGTGCTGGCCCTGAGCGCTGCTGACGGAGACCCTGTGGCAGGGATATGCTACGTGGGCAACCAGAGTGTGGAGAGCCTGCGGGGCTTCGTGCTTGCTCCCCTGGTGGTCTACCTCTTCACAGGCTCCCTCTTCCTCCTAGCGGGGTTTGTGTCGTTGTTCCGCATCCGCAGCGTCATCAAGCAGGGGGGGACCAAGACGGACAAGCTGGAGAAGCTGATGTTAAGGCTGGGCCTCTTTACCGTCCTCTACACGGTCCCTGCCGCGGTGGTGGTGGCCTGTCTGGTGTACGAGCAGCACCTCAGGCCCCAGTGGGACAGGGGTCTTTCCTGCTCCTgccaggctgagagagagaggctaggccTAGGGCCAGACCACGCCATCTTCATGCTGAAGTACTTTATGAGCCTGGTGGTGGGGATCACCTCGGGGGTGTGGGTGTGGTCGGGGAAGACTCTGGAGTCGTGGAGGTTGTTCCTGGGGAGGTGCTGTTGTTCATGTCCCTGCTGGGGCCACAAACCGTCCAGCGCGTCTGTATACAGCGAGGCCAGCACATCCCTCACGACACGCACCGGGCTGCTCCCCTCGCAGTCTGAGCACAAGTCCCTGTCGCACCCATCTGTGTGACCAGACTGGATGGAtgcttgtcagactcatggtgctccacagagattgactggatggacgcttgtcagactcatggtgctccacagagattgactggatggacgcttgtcagactcatggtgctccacagagattgactggatggacgcttgtcagactcatggtgctccacagagattgactggatggacgcttgtcagactcatggtgctccacagagattgactggatggacgcttgtcagactcatggtgctccacagagattgactggatggacgcttgtcagactcatggtgctccacagagattgactggatggacgcttgtcagactcatggtgctccacagagattgactggatggacgcttgtcagactcatggtgctccacagagattgactggatggacgcttgtcagactcatggtgctccacagagattgactggatggacgcttgtcagactcatggtgctccacagagattgactggatggacgcttgtcagactcatggtgctccacagagattgactggatggacgcttgtcagactcatggtgctccacagagattgactggatggacgcttgtcagactcatggtgctccacagagattgactggatggacgcttgtcagactcatggtgctccacagagattgactggatggacgcttgtcagactcatggtgctccacagagattgactggatgggctcttgtcagactcatggtgctccacagagattgactggatggacgcttgtcagactcatggtgctccacagagattgactggatggacgcttgtcagactca
The DNA window shown above is from Oncorhynchus mykiss isolate Arlee chromosome 18, USDA_OmykA_1.1, whole genome shotgun sequence and carries:
- the LOC110495585 gene encoding frizzled-5: MATMTHICPLYISVPCLLLLMRALLVRAASKAIVCEPITVPMCKGIGYNLTYTPNQFNHDTQDEVGLEVHQFWPLVRIHCSPDLLFFLCSMYTPICIPDYRKPLPPCRSVCERAKRGCSPLMSQYGFEWPERMSCEGLPELGDADLLCMDRNSSDATTLSPGPAFPPKPTPKAPYRNPARRRPHLLPKPHHSHHHQDCEQRGCRCRHPLVSVKHEARSLYGRGVHTGPVENCAQPCRQPYFTPDEHAFTSLWIGLWSVLCFVSTLTTVVTFLIDRDRFSYPELPIVYLAACYLFISLGYMVRLAAGHERVACSEDGGHVLYDASGPAGLCTLVFLLVYFFGMAGAIWWVVLSLTWFLAAGMKWGNEAIAGYSQYFHLAAWLVPSVKTIAVLALSAADGDPVAGICYVGNQSVESLRGFVLAPLVVYLFTGSLFLLAGFVSLFRIRSVIKQGGTKTDKLEKLMLRLGLFTVLYTVPAAVVVACLVYEQHLRPQWDRGLSCSCQAERERLGLGPDHAIFMLKYFMSLVVGITSGVWVWSGKTLESWRLFLGRCCCSCPCWGHKPSSASVYSEASTSLTTRTGLLPSQSEHKSLSHPSV